Proteins from a single region of Pirellulales bacterium:
- the serA gene encoding phosphoglycerate dehydrogenase: MPRVIVLDILAREGLELFAAAPGIEYEVRTGLSGDALHSALAEFDGAILRSGVKITADSLAGNRRLKAIVRAGVGTDNIDKAAATRLGIVVMNTPTGNTLSTAEHTIAMMMALSRNIASAYQSLLEGRWERNRYMGSQLADKTIGIVGLGRIGQAVAVRCRALEMRVLGYDPFVTQERARELGVEMFATVPEMLPHVDYLTVHTPLTPETRNLISAKEIELMRPGVRLINCARGGIYDEAALVEGLKGGKLGGVALDVFTQEPCTSSPLFGMPNVLCTPHLGASTEEAQTQVAEEGAHLLVDFLTSGAIRHAVNVVSIDPKKLAAMRDDLDVAYRLGLLLAQLDRTPAKACRLTYRGEVAGKDTKLLTATVAAGLLQRSLEDEVNFVNAEVLLRERGIELSEQSTSERGAFSSVVTAELVTQSSTYKVAGTFFGHQMARLVQIGDYRLDAYLDGILLVFTHRDVPGIIGTVGTIFGLHRVNIAQMAVGRAEPGGDAIGVLNLDSRPPAEALREVSAHPDILSVSVIELPAAGELPPWLQG; the protein is encoded by the coding sequence ATGCCCCGAGTTATTGTGCTTGACATCCTGGCCCGCGAGGGTCTCGAACTCTTCGCGGCCGCGCCCGGCATCGAATACGAAGTCCGCACCGGCCTGTCGGGCGACGCTCTGCACTCCGCCCTGGCCGAGTTCGACGGCGCGATCCTGCGCAGCGGTGTGAAGATCACGGCCGACAGCCTGGCGGGCAACCGGCGGTTGAAGGCCATCGTTCGGGCAGGCGTGGGGACCGACAATATCGACAAGGCCGCCGCCACCCGCTTGGGCATCGTGGTGATGAACACGCCCACCGGCAACACGCTGAGCACGGCCGAACACACCATCGCCATGATGATGGCCCTTTCGCGGAACATCGCCTCCGCTTATCAAAGCCTGCTGGAGGGCCGCTGGGAGCGGAACCGTTACATGGGCAGCCAGCTTGCCGACAAGACCATCGGCATCGTCGGCCTGGGCCGCATCGGCCAGGCCGTGGCCGTCCGCTGCCGTGCCCTGGAGATGCGGGTGCTCGGCTACGACCCGTTCGTCACGCAGGAGCGGGCCCGAGAGTTGGGCGTGGAGATGTTCGCCACCGTGCCCGAAATGCTGCCGCACGTCGATTACCTCACCGTCCACACTCCTCTGACGCCCGAAACCCGCAATTTAATCAGCGCGAAAGAAATCGAACTGATGCGGCCCGGCGTGCGGCTGATCAACTGCGCCCGTGGCGGCATCTATGACGAAGCGGCCCTGGTCGAGGGGTTGAAGGGCGGCAAGCTGGGCGGCGTGGCGCTCGACGTGTTCACGCAAGAACCGTGTACCAGCAGCCCGCTGTTCGGCATGCCCAACGTGCTCTGCACGCCCCACCTGGGCGCCAGCACCGAAGAAGCGCAAACGCAGGTGGCCGAGGAGGGAGCGCACTTGCTGGTCGATTTTCTCACCAGCGGCGCCATCCGGCATGCCGTCAACGTGGTGTCGATCGATCCGAAAAAGTTGGCCGCCATGCGGGACGATCTCGACGTGGCGTATCGACTCGGGCTGCTGCTGGCGCAACTGGACCGGACGCCGGCCAAGGCCTGCCGGCTGACGTACCGCGGCGAGGTGGCCGGCAAAGACACCAAGCTGCTCACCGCCACCGTGGCGGCCGGCCTGCTGCAGCGGTCGCTGGAAGACGAGGTCAACTTCGTCAATGCCGAAGTGCTGCTGCGCGAGCGGGGCATCGAGTTGTCGGAGCAATCGACCAGCGAGCGCGGAGCGTTCAGCTCGGTCGTCACGGCCGAATTGGTCACGCAGTCGAGCACCTATAAAGTCGCCGGCACCTTCTTCGGGCACCAAATGGCCCGGCTGGTGCAGATCGGCGATTATCGGCTCGATGCCTATCTCGACGGCATCCTGCTGGTGTTCACGCACCGCGATGTGCCCGGCATTATCGGCACAGTCGGCACGATTTTCGGCCTGCACCGGGTGAACATCGCCCAGATGGCGGTCGGCCGGGCGGAGCCGGGCGGCGACGCCATCGGCGTGTTGAACCTCGACAGCCGGCCGCCGGCCGAAGCCCTGCGCGAGGTTTCGGCCCATCCCGATATTCTGAGCGTGAGCGTGATCGAGCTGCCCGCGGCCGGCGAACTGCCGCCGTGGCTGCAAGGCTGA
- a CDS encoding BON domain-containing protein, protein MADMQLAERVNSILENNPHVPHRNLRFETKDGHIILKGVVRSYYQKLMAQEALLRLEGVEQVENQLEVQLPA, encoded by the coding sequence ATGGCCGACATGCAGCTTGCCGAGCGCGTCAACTCGATTTTGGAAAACAACCCTCACGTTCCGCACCGCAACCTGCGGTTTGAGACCAAAGACGGGCACATTATTCTCAAAGGGGTCGTGCGTTCGTATTATCAAAAACTGATGGCGCAGGAAGCACTGCTCAGACTGGAAGGCGTCGAGCAGGTCGAAAACCAGCTCGAAGTTCAGTTGCCCGCCTGA
- a CDS encoding NUDIX hydrolase, translating to MDLSAGTLNRSPIDQACAVPLRLCEHGTEVCLITSMGRGRWIFPKGVVDPGETHVTTALKEAREEAGIEGEILQPALGEYGDFKWNVPLRVTVFAMSVATAHDTWLEQGLRRRRWALVEEAHELLTEPSLREMLALALMRLGEK from the coding sequence ATGGATTTGTCTGCCGGGACCCTCAATCGCTCACCGATCGACCAGGCTTGCGCCGTCCCCTTGCGCCTGTGCGAGCACGGGACGGAGGTCTGCTTGATTACCTCGATGGGGCGCGGACGCTGGATCTTTCCCAAGGGGGTCGTCGATCCGGGCGAGACGCACGTCACCACGGCGCTCAAAGAGGCGCGGGAAGAGGCCGGCATCGAGGGCGAGATTTTGCAACCGGCCCTGGGCGAATACGGCGATTTCAAATGGAACGTTCCCTTGCGTGTCACCGTGTTTGCCATGTCGGTGGCGACGGCGCACGACACGTGGTTGGAGCAGGGCCTTCGCCGCCGCCGCTGGGCGCTTGTGGAAGAGGCCCATGAGCTGCTTACCGAGCCGAGTTTGCGCGAGATGCTGGCGTTGGCCCTGATGCGTCTGGGCGAAAAGTAG
- a CDS encoding Gfo/Idh/MocA family oxidoreductase, whose protein sequence is MRRILPLAATILIVLSSHARAEETKMVRVGIIGLDTSHVVAFTNLLNRPNNEGDLAGVKVVAAFPGGSPDLPASHDRVQGFTKELREKHGVEIVDSIESLLSKVDAVLLESVDGRPHLEQAKPVFAAKKPLFIDKPVAASLADAIEIYRLSQASGTPCFSSSSLRFSPGIQAMRTSDKVGDVLGCDAYGPCSLEPHHPDLFWYGIHGVEGLFTIMGTGCVSVARTQTKDTELVTGVWSDGRIGTFRGLRSGKSDYGALVFGSKGIAPSGGYGGYEPLVVEIARFFKTGKPPVSAEETLEIFAFMEAADESKRQGGAPVTLESVRAKAMRALNAGAR, encoded by the coding sequence ATGCGACGCATTTTGCCGCTTGCCGCCACGATTCTGATCGTTCTGTCATCGCACGCCCGCGCCGAGGAAACAAAAATGGTCCGAGTCGGCATCATTGGACTCGACACGTCGCACGTCGTCGCTTTCACCAACCTGCTGAACCGGCCCAACAACGAAGGCGATCTTGCCGGGGTGAAGGTGGTCGCGGCGTTTCCGGGTGGCAGCCCCGACCTGCCCGCCAGCCACGACCGCGTGCAAGGTTTCACCAAGGAGCTGCGAGAGAAACATGGCGTGGAGATCGTCGACTCCATCGAATCGCTGCTGAGCAAGGTTGATGCCGTGCTGTTGGAGAGCGTCGACGGCCGTCCGCACCTGGAGCAGGCGAAGCCCGTATTCGCCGCCAAGAAGCCGCTGTTCATCGACAAGCCGGTGGCCGCATCGCTGGCCGATGCGATCGAGATCTACCGGCTCAGCCAGGCCAGCGGCACACCCTGCTTTTCCAGCTCTTCGTTGCGTTTCAGCCCAGGGATTCAGGCCATGCGCACCAGCGACAAGGTGGGCGACGTGCTGGGATGCGATGCCTACGGCCCCTGTTCGCTGGAACCGCACCACCCCGACTTGTTCTGGTACGGCATTCACGGCGTCGAGGGGCTGTTCACCATCATGGGCACCGGCTGCGTCTCGGTGGCACGCACTCAAACGAAGGACACCGAGCTGGTGACGGGCGTTTGGAGCGACGGCCGCATCGGCACCTTCCGCGGTCTGCGGTCGGGTAAGTCCGACTACGGCGCGCTGGTCTTCGGCAGCAAGGGCATCGCGCCCAGCGGCGGGTACGGCGGCTATGAACCGTTGGTGGTGGAGATCGCCCGGTTCTTCAAGACCGGCAAGCCGCCGGTGTCGGCGGAGGAAACGCTGGAGATTTTCGCCTTCATGGAAGCCGCCGACGAGAGCAAGCGGCAGGGCGGCGCGCCGGTGACGTTGGAAAGCGTGCGGGCAAAAGCGATGCGGGCGCTGAACGCCGGCGCTCGCTAG
- a CDS encoding YdjY domain-containing protein, producing the protein MARLVVVGALAGAASSAIRADETPSATAEDQPALVPLDPKARVWIDKAQKRVVMVGKVCLRQGQLEMFACPEGTKEHESVLSVPVAAEKVHAALLAVDAAPGRPVQFQPKYRGATGSIIDVSLYWTDDAGKRRSAWAQDWVQDSTTGKALDQPWVFAGSGFWRDEQTGKESYMANQGELICVSNFPSAMLDLPIESSDKAGQLLFNAFTERIPPIDTPVTIVLTPRPAQEKKE; encoded by the coding sequence ATGGCACGGCTCGTGGTTGTCGGCGCACTGGCCGGCGCGGCGTCGTCGGCAATACGGGCTGACGAAACCCCATCGGCAACAGCCGAAGACCAGCCGGCTCTGGTGCCCCTCGATCCCAAGGCGCGGGTCTGGATCGACAAGGCCCAGAAGCGCGTCGTGATGGTCGGCAAAGTCTGCCTGCGGCAAGGACAGCTCGAAATGTTCGCCTGCCCTGAAGGAACCAAGGAGCACGAATCGGTCCTTTCGGTTCCGGTCGCGGCCGAAAAGGTGCATGCGGCGCTGTTGGCGGTCGATGCCGCGCCGGGCCGTCCGGTGCAATTTCAGCCCAAGTACAGGGGCGCGACGGGCAGCATCATCGACGTCAGTCTTTACTGGACCGACGATGCGGGCAAACGCCGCAGCGCCTGGGCGCAGGACTGGGTGCAAGACTCCACCACCGGCAAAGCGCTGGACCAGCCTTGGGTGTTCGCCGGCAGCGGTTTTTGGCGCGACGAGCAGACGGGCAAAGAATCATACATGGCCAACCAGGGAGAGCTGATCTGCGTCTCGAACTTCCCTTCCGCCATGCTCGATTTGCCGATCGAAAGCTCCGACAAAGCCGGGCAGCTTCTGTTCAATGCCTTCACCGAACGCATTCCGCCCATCGACACGCCCGTGACGATCGTGCTCACGCCCAGGCCGGCGCAGGAGAAGAAAGAGTAG
- a CDS encoding DUF1501 domain-containing protein, which yields MNVISRRELLSRAGCGFGLIGLAGLLAEEGLLGAARAGDLGTRLLNPLAPQPPHFAAKATRVIWLFINGGPSHVDTWDYKPALARWDGKSIREFDPEFKNTTGFFKNAVGNLMKSPFEFTPRGECGKPVSSIFPNLGRHADKMAFIHSGFTESNNHSPALFAMNCGVPRMGLPCVGSWVSYGLGSESRDLPGFVVMSDPKGRGLPKGQAANWSAGFLPGVFQGTHLRPTGDPIDNLHRPAQLTDAAQRNQLDLVKQLNEIHHEHLAAESELTARIESFELAYRMQTAAPETLDLALEPEHVQRLYGIGEPQCDHFARQCLMARRLIERGVRFVQIYSGGMENQRSWDGHNDIKGNHEQFAGETEKPIAGLLTDLSQRGLLDETLVIWCGEFGRLPIAQLSEKPGRDHNPHCFTAWLAGGGVKGGVSHGESDEVGYKAAVDRVHLNDLHATILHLLGIDHTRLTYKYNGRNFRLTDVGGEVIREILA from the coding sequence GTGAACGTAATCTCTCGCCGCGAACTTCTCTCTCGTGCCGGCTGCGGTTTCGGGCTGATCGGCCTGGCCGGCCTGCTGGCCGAGGAAGGCCTGCTCGGCGCAGCCCGTGCCGGCGATCTCGGCACGCGCTTGCTCAACCCGTTGGCCCCGCAGCCGCCGCACTTCGCGGCCAAGGCCACGCGCGTGATCTGGCTGTTCATCAACGGCGGACCCAGCCACGTCGACACGTGGGACTACAAGCCGGCCCTGGCCCGCTGGGACGGCAAGTCGATCCGCGAGTTCGACCCGGAGTTCAAGAACACCACCGGCTTCTTCAAGAACGCCGTCGGCAACCTGATGAAGTCGCCCTTCGAGTTCACTCCCCGCGGCGAGTGCGGCAAGCCGGTGTCGTCGATCTTTCCCAATCTCGGCCGGCACGCCGACAAGATGGCCTTCATCCATTCGGGCTTCACCGAGTCGAACAACCATTCGCCCGCCCTGTTCGCCATGAACTGCGGCGTGCCGCGGATGGGCCTGCCCTGCGTCGGAAGCTGGGTCAGTTACGGCCTGGGCAGCGAAAGCCGCGACTTGCCCGGCTTCGTGGTGATGAGCGACCCTAAAGGCCGCGGACTGCCAAAGGGCCAGGCCGCGAATTGGAGCGCGGGCTTTCTGCCGGGCGTCTTTCAAGGCACGCACCTGCGGCCCACCGGCGATCCGATCGACAACCTGCATCGCCCGGCCCAGCTCACCGACGCCGCGCAGCGCAACCAGCTCGATCTCGTCAAGCAGCTCAACGAAATCCACCACGAGCATCTGGCGGCCGAGTCGGAACTGACCGCCCGCATCGAGAGCTTCGAGCTGGCGTATCGCATGCAGACGGCGGCGCCCGAAACGCTCGACCTGGCCTTGGAGCCGGAGCACGTTCAGCGGCTTTACGGCATCGGCGAGCCGCAGTGCGACCATTTTGCCCGGCAGTGCCTGATGGCCCGGCGGCTGATCGAGCGGGGAGTGCGGTTCGTGCAGATTTATTCGGGCGGGATGGAGAACCAGCGTTCTTGGGACGGGCACAACGACATCAAGGGCAACCACGAGCAATTTGCCGGCGAGACCGAGAAGCCGATCGCCGGGCTGCTGACCGACCTATCGCAGCGCGGCCTCTTGGACGAGACGCTGGTGATCTGGTGCGGCGAGTTCGGCCGTTTGCCGATCGCCCAGCTTTCGGAGAAGCCCGGCCGCGACCACAACCCGCACTGTTTCACGGCCTGGCTGGCCGGCGGCGGCGTGAAGGGCGGCGTGAGCCACGGCGAGTCGGACGAAGTCGGCTACAAAGCGGCGGTGGACCGCGTTCACCTCAACGACCTGCACGCGACGATTCTGCACCTGCTGGGCATCGACCACACGCGGCTGACCTACAAGTACAACGGCCGGAATTTCCGGCTGACCGACGTGGGCGGCGAGGTGATTCGCGAGATTCTCGCGTAG
- a CDS encoding DMT family transporter, giving the protein MPALRDSAETSTHTQASTDLRPVTFAAASLAVLCAVLWGGLAVAVRATQDGIPPLATAGLRFAIATALLAPTALWQGASLGVDRRQLTAILPVGLLLFVQIGSFHYGMAHTNSAHGSVMIGSYPVFVALVAHFLLHGDRVSPGKLLGLMVAFAGLVAIVAGVRRETTSTGESATLFGDAVVLASSLLIGVNTVMSKRALAVVGVASLLFWSNLLATALFFTTSLTLESDSAWRFTPAVCWGLAYQSVVVAWLCFLIWTALLRRHRASQIAVFGFAQPLCGMAFGIWLRGDAMHVSLAVGGAAVAAGIVLVTRAE; this is encoded by the coding sequence ATGCCCGCCCTACGTGATTCCGCCGAAACGTCAACCCATACACAAGCGAGCACAGATCTTCGGCCGGTCACGTTCGCTGCGGCCAGCCTGGCGGTGCTGTGCGCCGTGCTTTGGGGCGGACTGGCCGTGGCGGTGCGTGCCACGCAGGACGGCATTCCACCGTTGGCCACCGCCGGGCTGCGGTTTGCCATCGCCACGGCCCTGCTGGCGCCCACGGCGCTCTGGCAGGGCGCATCACTGGGTGTCGATCGTCGGCAGCTTACGGCGATTCTGCCCGTGGGACTGCTGCTGTTCGTTCAGATCGGCTCGTTCCACTACGGCATGGCTCACACGAATAGCGCCCACGGATCGGTGATGATCGGCTCCTATCCGGTGTTCGTGGCCTTGGTGGCGCACTTCTTGTTGCACGGTGACCGCGTTTCGCCGGGCAAGCTGCTGGGGCTGATGGTAGCCTTCGCAGGGCTGGTGGCGATCGTCGCGGGCGTTCGGCGAGAGACGACCTCGACCGGCGAGTCGGCGACGTTGTTCGGCGATGCGGTCGTGCTCGCCAGCAGCCTATTGATCGGCGTGAACACCGTGATGAGCAAACGGGCTTTGGCCGTGGTCGGCGTCGCCAGTCTCCTATTCTGGAGCAACCTGCTGGCGACGGCCCTCTTTTTTACGACGAGTTTGACCCTGGAGTCCGATTCGGCGTGGCGATTTACGCCGGCGGTTTGCTGGGGACTGGCCTATCAATCGGTCGTCGTGGCGTGGCTCTGCTTCTTGATCTGGACGGCCCTGCTGCGGCGTCACCGGGCCAGCCAGATTGCGGTCTTCGGGTTCGCGCAACCGCTGTGCGGCATGGCTTTCGGCATCTGGCTTCGCGGTGATGCCATGCACGTCAGCCTGGCCGTCGGCGGCGCGGCGGTCGCCGCCGGAATCGTGCTGGTGACGCGAGCGGAATAA